A section of the Corynebacterium tuberculostearicum genome encodes:
- a CDS encoding Mur ligase family protein codes for MSFRVPGALKKLRTTTATTAAKLATTASRATGRGAGGMIGGLIANAIDPSIMTNLGGGRPAVLVTGTNGKSTTTRMLAAAVRAEHTVATNDGGDNMDAGIISALMAGKDASHLVLEVDELHVPHVADNLNPQALVLLNLTRDQLDRVGEINKIERALRGAVEAHPDMLVIANCDDVLMTSVAYDAKNVIWVSAGAGWLGDSVTCPRTGGHVVRTEDDWYAVKPLADGREFRRPQPTWGVDKHGIITPTAKRPLNLALPGRANRGNAAQAIAAAVQGFGVDLDKAIAAAEGIDDVAGRYSTIHWKGREIRLLLAKNPAGWQEALSMVDRSADGLVIATNGQVADGIDMSWLWDVKFEGFNGLSVKAAGERGTDLAVRLVYADISHELIPDPMDALAACPEGRIEVLANYTAFRDLKKALSKEATNA; via the coding sequence ATGAGTTTTAGAGTCCCGGGTGCGCTGAAAAAGTTGCGCACCACCACCGCCACTACCGCCGCGAAGCTGGCCACCACCGCTTCCCGCGCCACCGGCCGTGGCGCCGGCGGAATGATCGGTGGTCTAATCGCCAATGCCATTGACCCTTCCATCATGACCAACTTGGGCGGTGGGCGCCCAGCCGTGCTGGTTACCGGCACCAACGGCAAGTCCACCACCACCCGCATGTTGGCCGCCGCTGTCCGCGCCGAGCACACCGTAGCCACCAACGACGGCGGCGACAACATGGACGCCGGCATCATCTCCGCGCTCATGGCCGGCAAAGACGCCTCCCACCTGGTCCTCGAGGTGGACGAGCTCCACGTGCCCCACGTGGCCGATAACCTCAACCCGCAGGCGCTGGTTCTGCTCAACCTCACCCGCGACCAGCTGGACCGCGTGGGCGAAATCAACAAGATTGAGCGCGCCCTGCGCGGCGCCGTGGAGGCTCACCCGGACATGCTCGTCATCGCCAATTGCGACGACGTGCTCATGACCTCCGTGGCCTATGACGCCAAGAATGTCATTTGGGTCTCGGCCGGTGCCGGCTGGCTCGGCGATTCCGTCACCTGCCCGCGCACCGGCGGGCACGTCGTGCGCACCGAGGATGACTGGTATGCCGTTAAGCCGCTTGCCGACGGCCGCGAATTCCGCCGGCCGCAGCCTACCTGGGGCGTCGATAAGCATGGCATTATCACCCCCACCGCCAAGCGCCCGCTGAACCTGGCGCTGCCCGGCCGCGCGAACCGGGGCAACGCCGCCCAGGCCATCGCCGCGGCCGTGCAGGGCTTCGGTGTGGACCTCGATAAGGCCATTGCGGCCGCCGAGGGCATCGATGACGTCGCCGGCCGCTACTCCACCATTCACTGGAAGGGCCGCGAAATTCGCCTGCTGCTAGCCAAGAACCCGGCCGGCTGGCAAGAAGCCCTGTCCATGGTGGACCGCAGCGCCGATGGCCTGGTCATCGCCACCAACGGCCAGGTGGCCGATGGCATCGACATGTCCTGGCTGTGGGACGTGAAATTCGAAGGCTTCAACGGCTTAAGCGTCAAGGCCGCCGGCGAGCGCGGCACCGATCTCGCTGTGCGCCTGGTCTACGCCGATATCTCCCACGAGCTCATCCCGGACCCGATGGACGCGCTCGCCGCCTGCCCGGAGGGCCGTATCGAGGTCCTCGCCAACTACACCGCCTTCCGCGATTTGAAGAAGGCGCTTTCCAAGGAGGCCACCAATGCTTAA
- a CDS encoding DNA polymerase III subunit epsilon — MRPSGEPDAAKPKPKPKPKPHPPAHHERPAAQKTANKKPQQPQQADSSTDAADYPYVALTLQTTGIHPSTGRIVTIDAVAFNDAGEQGQLFHAVLKPDIDAGPRHLHGLSTTDIEQAPAFGKILKSLDRLIDGRTLIVHDLPYTWGFLVAEARRAMMAAARQNRARNRGRNKGRRRRQKVGHVPTPVRIIDTLATSYAQQVRANDVRLGGVAKQSGLDATPQASVERASRPEPETSREDTELLIALYRKQEGGTVRSYTPEDVRADRFGLQRSHVRVDAAEAPVQHHNPGKYEPGKELRRGMEIVVAPEILEDPDTIIAALMREELNYSEKLTRESSLVVCNVTTDLVGKPMHAHRKGIPLMSDAAFLDALTRIEDAEPEPESAKPAPRAQRSPQHNKKGGGKNNKRRRRRGGRGGRGRGRRNSGGSAAKKND, encoded by the coding sequence GTGCGGCCGTCCGGCGAACCAGACGCCGCAAAGCCCAAGCCAAAACCGAAGCCGAAGCCGCACCCACCTGCCCATCACGAGCGACCTGCCGCGCAGAAAACGGCTAATAAGAAGCCACAGCAGCCGCAGCAGGCCGACTCGTCCACCGATGCGGCCGACTACCCCTACGTGGCGCTGACCCTACAGACCACCGGCATCCACCCCAGCACCGGGCGCATCGTGACTATCGACGCCGTTGCTTTCAACGACGCCGGCGAACAAGGCCAGCTCTTCCACGCCGTCCTTAAACCCGATATCGACGCCGGACCGCGCCACCTCCACGGGCTGAGCACCACCGATATTGAGCAGGCACCAGCTTTTGGCAAGATCCTTAAATCGCTGGACAGGCTTATCGACGGCCGCACGCTCATCGTCCACGATCTCCCCTATACCTGGGGCTTTCTCGTCGCCGAGGCCCGCCGCGCCATGATGGCCGCCGCGCGCCAAAACCGGGCGCGCAACCGTGGCCGCAATAAGGGCCGCCGGCGCCGCCAAAAGGTCGGACACGTCCCCACGCCCGTCCGCATTATCGATACCTTGGCTACCTCCTACGCGCAGCAGGTGCGGGCAAATGATGTGCGGCTGGGGGGCGTCGCCAAGCAGAGCGGCCTAGACGCCACGCCGCAGGCCTCGGTGGAGCGAGCCTCCCGCCCCGAGCCGGAAACGTCGCGCGAGGACACCGAGCTGCTCATCGCGCTCTACCGCAAGCAAGAAGGCGGCACAGTGCGCAGCTATACGCCGGAGGACGTGCGCGCCGATCGCTTCGGCCTACAACGCTCCCACGTGCGCGTCGACGCCGCCGAGGCCCCCGTCCAGCACCACAATCCCGGCAAATACGAGCCGGGCAAGGAGCTGCGCCGCGGCATGGAAATCGTGGTCGCACCGGAAATCCTCGAGGATCCGGACACCATCATCGCCGCGCTCATGCGCGAGGAGCTCAATTATTCGGAAAAGCTTACCCGCGAGTCCTCGCTGGTTGTCTGCAATGTCACCACGGATCTGGTGGGAAAGCCCATGCATGCCCACCGCAAGGGCATTCCGCTGATGTCGGACGCCGCGTTTCTTGACGCCCTCACGCGCATCGAAGACGCCGAGCCCGAACCCGAATCCGCTAAGCCTGCGCCGCGCGCCCAACGCTCGCCGCAGCACAACAAAAAGGGCGGCGGGAAGAACAACAAGCGGCGCCGGCGCCGCGGCGGCCGCGGTGGTCGCGGCAGAGGCCGACGAAATTCTGGCGGCTCGGCGGCGAAAAAGAACGACTAA